TCGTAGTTCACGTCGCCCGAGCTGAGGTCGACCCGTGCCACGTGGTCTTGGAATCCGCCTAAATCTGTCATGGTAATCTACGAGTGTTACGTTGGGTCCGTATCGTGTTAGACTTTCCCACCAGAGAGTAATTGATATCGGTTACATCACCGATAACGGCGTCTTTCAGGCTCCTACGCCGCTATTTCTGCCGTCCTGATCCGGCTGAGCGGCAGATTTACCACGTGCGGATCCGTGGCCCATGATATATGTGGTGGCGTACCAAGCGGTGCCGGTCGGGCGAGGAGGTGGTGAGGGGACGATGGGTGTAACCGAAATCACTGCCGCCATCAGACGGCCGGAGTACACGGGTGAGAACCGCTGTCTCCCCTGTACCGCACTCAACGTCCTGCTGGCCGTAGCGGTGACGATCACCGTCGCGGTCGTCTCGCTTCCGGCGGGCGGTGTCGTCCTCCTCGGCGGTCTCCTCGCCATCTACTTCCGGGGGTATCTCGTCCCCGGCACGCCCGAACTCACGAAGCGGTACCTCCCGCCCGCGGTTCTCGGGCTGTTCGGCAAGGAACCGGCTCCGAGGACGCTCGGTACCTTCGAAGACGGTGAGTTGTGGGCGACCCTCGAACGTGCGGATATCCTCGTGGGCGAGGACGACCCGACGCTGGCGGAGGGCTTTCGCTCGCGCTGGCTCGCGGCGATCGACGAGACACGCGCCGACGAGCCCGGCGAACGGGCAGTCGAGCGAACTCTCGGCGTCGAAACGGCCGACAAACGGGGCGAGCGAGCCTTCTCGATCGGGGGGAACCGGCTCGTTCGCTGGGACTCCCGGGCCGCGCTTCTGGCGGACGTCGCCGCCGCGGCCGTCTTTCGGGACCGGTATGCCGACTGGTCGGCCCTCGATCCGGACGCGCGCCGTGACCTCCTCGACCGACTGCGACTCCTACTCGGGTCGTGTCCGGCGTGTGGCGGTGGCGTCGAGCGCGGCGTCGACCGCGTCGACCCGTGTTGCCAGCGGGCCCACACCGTCGTCTGGGCCGACTGCGTCGAGTGCGGGGCGCTTCTGGCCGAAATCGCCGTTCCCACGGCCGACGAGGCGGAAATCGCCCCTCTCCTCGACTCGGACGACGGGTCGGAGTAACCACGTACAGTGGTATCGTCCGACGGTCGTCTCTTGGTAGCTGCTGGCACTCCAATTAAGTAGGTGTATCACTATCGTCCGTGTATGTCAAGCAGCCTTCCGAACATCAAGGTCGGTCGCGACGCCGAAGCTGACATGGATCCCGAGGAACTCCCCGTCCACGAGATCGAGTACCTGAACTACGAGGCGATTCCCGAACACGGCTGGGACCTCGACGACGACGACCTCTTCGAGAAGGCGGCGGCGGCCGATCTGACCGAGAAGGACCACGGGACCTTCGAGATCCGTGGAACGCGGTACATCCTCGACGGTGCGGAAGACGAGGGGCAGAAGTGGCCCTTCGAGTGTCGGGCAGCCTCGTGTGCGTACTGTACGATGTTCCTCTACGAGGGGGACGTGAAGATGGATATGGACCTGATCCTGACCGACGAGGAGGTCGAGGAGCGAAACATCTACCTGAGCTGTCAGTCGATCCCGAAAAGCGAGGAGGTCAAAGTCGTCTACAACGCCATGCTGGCGGACTACCTTCAGGAAAACATCGTCGGCGTCCGCGAGGTCTGAAATCAGTCCGTCGAGTGTTTCTCCATGGCCTCGTGGAGGCGTTCCTCCGGGGAGGCGCTCATCACCAACTGTCCCTCCTGATGTTGTTCGACGTCCGAAACGTCGACCTCGATGTCCGCCGCCGCGAGCGCCTCCAGCATCTCCGCCAGGAGGAGGCGCTGGATCTCCAGTTGACTCTCGAGGGCGTTCGTCTTCGTGAACGTCCGGTCGGCGAAGTCCGTCAGCGACTCGGAGAACTCCGCGAGGTTGGCCTCCGTACCCTTGACCCGTCGTTCGCCGAGGCTGATTCGGGCGTAGTTGTCTACCTCCTCGAGGTCCGCTTGGAGGTCGTCGATCCGCTCTTCGATCTCCTCGGTTCGCCGGTCGATCAGTTCCTCGATCTGATAATCGACGGTCGATTCGACGCCCTCGGCGTCCTCGTCCGTCTCCATTGTCGCCCCGTCACTGGAAGCCATGTGTGCACAATCATCACGATTTACCATATAGCTTTGGCCCGACACTCCAAGGGTCAATCGTCGCCCGACGCGGCGTCCGGACGCTCGGTCGCTTGCAGGATGAACGTCCGCTCGGGCGGGGGCGCGATCTCGAGTTCGACCCGCCGGACGAGTCGGTAGTACTTGCGATTTCCGCGTCGGTAGTACTCGACGATTCCGCTGTCCTCGAGCGTCGAGAGGTGGTGGGCCGCCGTCTTCCCGTCCATCCCGACTGCCTCGGTGAGTTCGGAGACGTATCGCGGTCCGTGGGAGAGTTCGCGGATGATCTTCAGTCGCGGCGTACTCCCCAATACGTCGATGAGTGACACGGGCTGTCGTTTGTAACTCTCCACCATAGTCATTGCTACTCGGTTGACACGCCCACCCCGAGCGCCCGGAGTTAAGGGGGACCGCGTGATACAGATACCCATGGGACACGACGTCGAGTTTCCGGATCGAAGCGAGCACGGACGAAAGACGATCACCAGCGGCTTTTTCGAGCGCGAG
The DNA window shown above is from Halalkalicoccus jeotgali B3 and carries:
- a CDS encoding ArsR/SmtB family transcription factor, with the translated sequence MSLIDVLGSTPRLKIIRELSHGPRYVSELTEAVGMDGKTAAHHLSTLEDSGIVEYYRRGNRKYYRLVRRVELEIAPPPERTFILQATERPDAASGDD
- the fer gene encoding ferredoxin Fer, giving the protein MDPEELPVHEIEYLNYEAIPEHGWDLDDDDLFEKAAAADLTEKDHGTFEIRGTRYILDGAEDEGQKWPFECRAASCAYCTMFLYEGDVKMDMDLILTDEEVEERNIYLSCQSIPKSEEVKVVYNAMLADYLQENIVGVREV